atatataaaaatttaacttcTTCCATGCTATACCTAAATTGACCTAAGAACTTTGAtattttagaaagaaaaataaatttttaactttataGCTTTAGTATTAAacaaattagttaaaaaatcTGTTTTTTATGAGGTTTGAGATCTAAATATTAAtagataaagtaggagaggaaaaaaaattgagaatacatttttataaataaaaataatattgatattaaccaaaataaacttgaccaaaagaaaaagtagtactccataaattttatatctGTATAATAGTGAAATTATTAAACGTTTTCATACTATTAATTCTTACACATTAGAAAATTTTTAGGTATTCAatatactttttcttataaatttctgaaagatttaattatcataagaTTCACCCAACTTTGCTTAAATATGCCGTCAACATATATTTCCCATGATTAAGGTATTCTAATTCATGACCTCATTTAATACTCATTATTAATGGTTTAGGggcaaaatgtaaaaataatcaaaaactaaatatatggtgaaaattactattatatcCCCATTATGGCATtattatggcttggagacattatgtctctaaaacaTTTTCCAATACTCAATATATACGAATTGATATAGGATTTAATATAGGAATATCTCACAAATCCTATAGGATAAATATCCACTAAAGGGaggtgatcaattgctaactaattactccctccatcccataaaagttgagtcgtattcctttttagtccgtcccataaaagttgagtcatttccttttttaacaaaagacaaaacatccaatcactcttactttattccatcatttactttactctcttatcttttctacttttttcatctctcatatttatttaatataaattcttaatctccgtgcccaaaagttttgtctcaacttttatgggacggaggaagtacaatccaaaattgagaccaatttttaaccattagattagaagatcttgtggttgatataatgccaagtgtaatatattttaaatttaaataattattaattaaattaaaagggtattaatgtcaaatcctatagtaattataactaattactttctctctcctcaaaatcatctcaaatctttaaatttacgtaactctctcaatttaaattattttttagcaaaaaatatatcaaattaaagataatttaataaggattccaacgagatctcaattgcatatgttccgacgatgttcgggtgatgaaatttgataaattatatttcaattttcgtacatgttgataagcagcttttatcaacaaatgcaacaaaaaatctcaatatattgtaggcaaaatctcaatattatgcatgtccaatctcaataaaaatgtgttgatattttcttgtccttgtgttgatattctaatgtcatattgttgatatttgtaatacacaatgttgatataaaaaaacacccacaaaaattatcatatgataacataatgacgatattacccttttgttgatattttgtctactatttattgagatttgtgagctttaatcctatccactcattttaaaatccaagggtgaagatttaatcttgattttgaattggggtgctataagcattagaataacACTCATCCACCAAATCCTATAATGTAAATATGTACGAAAAGAATTATTATCATGTTCCTAtatatacctaattaattcttacACTTCATAAGCCGCCGTCAAAGTAATATGGAGAGAGAAGCTTGCAAGAAAgatttgcaaaaaatatgGATACCGCAAGAAATATGGAGAGAGATCCTTACGAGACTCCCGATCAGATCTATTATGAGGTGCGGGAGAGTTTGTAAGTTATGGCGCGATTTAATAGAAAGGGATGGTCTGCTTGCGAAACAATTCTTGGCTTTCGTTCGTGAGGACAAGAAGGGGTATGCAGTTGCTGATGAGGATGGGCAATTCTCAATTGAACTTGCCCGGTTATTCAGCTGGTTCTCAGTATCATTTGGTAATTAGTTCAGTTAATGGTTTTCTTTTGATGTGGGATGGATTGGATGATAATCATGATATTCTTTTCGTAGTCAATCCAATGACTTGTGAATATATTGAGCTTCATTCTCTACCTGCACGTAGGTGTGTATATGGATTTGGAATGAGCAAAATAAGTGGACAATATAAGATTATATGTGTCGATGAATCTAGGTTTTGTCATGTGTATACTTTAGGAGGAGAATGTTCGTGGAGAAGGATTGTTGCATCAACGACTACTAGATTACCTGCACTGTCCTACTGGAGTGAATATAAACACAGACACTCGTTTGATTATGCTAGattttttaacggaaatattCATTGGCTTGAATGTGATTTTGAGAATAATTATTTGGTTTGTTACTTTGATCTTGAAACAAAGCTCTTTACCAGTTTTCCTAGCCCCTTAATGAGCAAGTCTTGATTGTTCATGAAGATACACGTTCGATTATATTACATTTGGGATATCGGCTATGTGTTTTACAAGATCGGCTATGTTTATGTGATACAACATGTCCTACACTGGCCAAATTATGGAAGATGGTCAATTATGGAGATGCAAGTTCTTGGATAATGGAATATATCTTCAAATCACTGGTATATGTCACTCCGCTCAAGGTTTTAACGAATGGTGACTTGTTTTTCAATGGCAATAATAGATTATTTATCTACTCCAAAAACACCGAAGCTTTTGAAGGTTTTGCAACACGTGAATTTGGTTTTCTTGAACCACATCCCTATATTGAATTTCCTAGCATCATTATTTACACACCAAGTTTTTTTTCGCTCAAAACGTTGGGAATTCACAATGTTCAGACATTATGTCTTCATTAGGAATATTTCTGTACTTTCATAGATTTTTGTATACTTGTTAAAccaatcaaatttttattctctGTACTATCTTTCAGTATTCTCCTTCATAGAATTTTATAGATTTTTGTATGTGTGTTAAACCATTAAAGTTTTTATTCTCCTTTATAGATTTTTGTTACTATCTTTCAGTATTTAATCcaaaagttcaaaataaagACTTTGTtgtgacaatttttttttcaacgtGGCTAAAGAATTAAAAACCTGGATTTTAATACCGACCTTACATAGGCCACACCACACGAGCAAAGGTTAAATTAAATGagtatagtattaatttattgatttttatacgTGAAAAGAACAGAGTTATATACGCAATATGCCAATTTCAATGAAGACATGTTACTACGCCATATTTTTGGCCAAAGTGAAGAtataagaaatttttaaaaagttagtactTCCTCTTTTGTGAAATaatgtcccattttttcatctcGAGTGtctatgatttaattactttttttcccaTTCTAAGTAGATAGTCTCCGTTATTCAATCAATTCACTCGCATTcaattataaaaccaatatataaaaataggtccacattctactaactcattactCCATTTTTTCTTAACTAGATCAAACagtttcttaaaactcgtaccgagacaaaatgagaatataaatgacggacggagggagtaatcgATTGACTAGAAAGCAGTCAAATTGTATTTTCCTTCAATTTTCCATATCAAAACAATTGCTTAGTATATCGTGAGATCTTGATTCCTATCGCAGTTAGGAGGTCTTCTTCTCctaaattatacaaattttatcttccttaAATATACTCaggatttaatttattcatgttGATTAGGATTTGATATAGGATTATGTCCCAAATcctatactataaatatatacgaATTGATATAGGAATTAGTATAAATATGTCCGAATTAATATAGTATCACCATCAAGAAGCCGAAGTCGCCTAAGCCCGAGTTGGCTATTTGTCAAGTTTGGAGGCAAATTCAGTATGTCTTGTCACTCTCATACTCTCACACTTACACGGATGCTTACTTTCGGAAGAAATGAGAGGTGTGGGTATTGCAACAAAATCGCTCCGGGATTGGGAGATCAAGCGGCTTTCTCCTGTTGACAATGTGATTATtggattcatttttcttgtgcAAGGGATTCATTCATATCCTCTCAGAATTGTAAGGTTTTCGAGGAAGTTAACGAAGAGATTATAGCCAAGGGGTTGAAGTAGATCGATGTACGTCCTTGTTTGTATTGTTATTATTAAGAGCATTGTGCCATTGTCTTGTCATGCAATACAAAAATCTCTCCCTACTTATATATTCATAACTCTAACAGTAATATCTCTCCCTACTTATATATTCATAACTCTAATAGTAATATCTGACACTTTGGGGGTGTTCGATTTGTAATATTGTATCCgtgattaaatttatagtgtgtttggtttatgagattcatcacaactcaattctagatggataatcatgggaaAATTAATCTTAGCTAAACTCcaatgactaaaataatctcacaactcaatcttagattataatatagtacaatattattaaattataatataatacaatactattaaattatacatagctttattttttaaaatatcattattacaaggtttgttttttttttaattcggACAATTATAACATAGTacaatactagtattaaattataagaaagCAAAAGCAGACAAATTAGCATCTTTCAggattgtatttgtataataaaGGTGCAGACTTTGTTGCTGGAAAAGTAATACTCTATATATCTTATATACTTTGAGTATGGCTACaaattttagtagtactactactacttcaaTTTACTCCTGgcatattttatgaaaaatatatttttggctACAAATGTGAGAGTGTGTTCTTCATTGACGCGAAATTATCAAACTACTTAGGTGGACATGTATATGAGACACTTAATTGTAGACGGaccaaaagaagaaatttaagACACTTATATATGCTCGATTTAGttcacttttcaattttacttaTCCAAATGGGATAACTCATTAatatcttgattttttttgtctttcaCTCTAAGAATAAAGTTCAGACTTGCAGACTTTTGCTGCATGAAAAGAATTGCTCCACTAATGTAATATACTTTGAGTTTGGCAACGTGTTTTAGTACCTTAATTACTTTATGAAAAGGATATTAAGCCAGCTAGTTTGGGATTTGCTTGAGCACTTGTGAtgacaatttttaaattcagtGAAAGggcaaattgaaaaaaattatgaggTTGTGATCAAATTCAGGTCATTctgcaattttaaaaatatcagttacatcataattttgatatttttcttaatcatcACATGCTGAAATATTACGGCATGCAACGAACCTGGATTTATTGACATGTTACGTTCATGGgtaaaaattaaagaggtgACTGAATAATTGTATTTAACGACATCATTTATGCAACTGAACATTTTGTCCACATAGTATTTTCAGTATGTCACGTCATGCATAATTTTCCctcaaatataatattatgagacaatcaagaaaaatgtcaaagttATAATATTTAGCCATTTCTGCATACCCTTTATGAATACAATATTTTGGCAATAAATGTGagagtattttatattgagGCGGAATACTttagttggatacactccttATTCGATCACTGACTAATCAATAGTGACATCACTACCGAcacaatttacaaaataaaaaaggaaacatgTAATTTTTTCTAAGACTTAgtctaacaaaaaaaaaaaaaaacataccgATGGCATCGAATTACAAGACTGATCACAAACATTCTCACAACCTATTAGAAGTACATTATTCTCTGACATTTGAACAAAGTGGATGTAGTGATATTGGATTGATATTCTTGGCCGATTAACCAAGTCAAGTATATATCTACTGTACATGATTTTGTGAAAGTAGCACGCATCATTATTCCATCTAAAACATgattcacatatatatatatatatatatatatattggaaGTTGTTGCCATCTTCTCCTCAAGAGACAAAATATTGAGAGGCACTTCCACATTTCGTCGACTTCTCTTATCTTAGGTTGGTATTTCTGAGTTAATCTCTTTTCTTTGTGCATATAACCCAATAGTGAGCTTGTCAACGTTTTAACACCACCTCTCATTCTCTGTTTTTTTAATCACAGGTGATATGGAGGGTGATACGCATTTCAGTCATCCTCATCCTTTGACTTCCTTTCTTGATGAGATGGAAATGGATGTTTCTGATAACtatcatttttgcaaaatttgCGGATTGCCAATTCTATCCGCTCCCTCTTACACTTGCACCTTTGCTGCTTGTGATTTTTTTCTGCACAAATCATGTGCGCATAAATTCCTAAAAGAATTTATCCATCCCAATCATAGTCCCGATGAAGAAGACCACACCCTTCGTCTCCGAGAAGGAAGTCCCAATTTCACCTACAAATGTGAGGATTGCTACTTCAAAATGCATCCTCTGGCGCAGCTGCAATGTTTGGTGTTGAGATCAAAACCAAACACAAGAGCCATCCGCCTCATCCGCTCGTGGCTATTGGAAGAGAGACTTTGTCTCTGTGCGATGCCTGTGGAGAGAGGCATGGTGGTTTCTTCTTCTCGTGCCAACAATGTAATTTCTGGATTCATCAAGACTGCACCATACTGCCTACCTCTCTCAACATACTTTCTATTGCTTGGCCTTTCCTCCTCGGATATTCTATTCCTGCCATATTCCGACATTATAAGTGCATCGTTTGCCACGAATCCTTGCTTCATACCCATAATGCCATCTATTTATGTCCCGAAATCATGGAGTTTTCTCATGTCAGATGTGGACTCGACAAAATTCAGTCCAGTACGTAACGATCGTATATAACTCATTTAGACAACTTCGTATACTGATAATACTATTCATTGCAGAAACAAGGCTAGAGTTGATCCAACTGCCAGATGACGAGTTGGACACATTTCCAAGTTTGGAGATCCGTACATACTCGCAGAGAAACCAAACAGATAATATTGGTGATGGAGATAAGAAGCTTGCAATGGAGAATTTTCACAAGCATCCTTTGATCCTAGTTGGTGATGAGGAAGAGGATCATGATTATAATCACAAACTAGTGTGTGATATATGCATAAAGATCATTACTATTCCATCTCCATTTTACAGATGCTCTCAACAAACTGGAGGTTGCTCTTTCCTTGCCCATAAAGTCTGTGCAGAGCTTCTCCCCATTATCAAGTTTGAGATTCCAACTGGTTTTGACAGCGATTCACTAATGGCACAACCTTTTCTGTACCCGGACAAATCGTACTTCAGTTCAATATTTCTCTGTTTTTTCTGCTGCCTTCCTAGCAATGCACCTTGCTACTACTTTCCTGAAAATGATTTAGGTCCGTTGATGGTTGATCTATCATGCATGGCTGCCCCAATGATTATAAAGTACAGCTCACACAGCCAGCACCTTCTCTTTCGCACCTGCGGCCTTTGGCGGGCCTCCCCCGCCAGTTGTTGCATCCGTGGCTGCTCCAATTTTGATGTCTATCAATGCACTGTCTGCGATTTCTTCATTCATATAAGGTGCGCcttactaccaaaaatggttcATTTTCATGAATTCGATCAACATCCTCTGCATTTGATCACTACGGGTACTAGTAGTAGTGGTTGTGATCACGATTTCTGCGAGGTGTGCGAAGAAGGTATAGAGTGCAAGTATTGGTTCTACCATTGTGCAAAATGTGACTACTCTTTCCACGTAAACTGCATTCCCTCGCTTGGCTATTTGTCCAAAGTCAAGTTGGGAGGCAAATTTGATATTCCTTGTCACTCTCATCCTCTCACACTTAAACGGATGCTTACGTACGGAAGAAATGAGAAGTGTGGGCAATGCCACAAAATCATTCCGGGATTGGTGGATAAACCGGCTTTCTTCTGTTCACAATACGATTATTGGATTCATTTTACGTGTGCAAGGGATTCTTCATGCataccttctcaaaattatagatctgtggttttcGGGGAAATCAATAAATTGTATGATACTGTGATACGAGCCatcatttaattagtttagaTATATTAGGGTTGTGCAtatcttttcatatatttttttcttgttcattaaGTAGGTATTcaagtattataaataggatagattgttatcattttatgcattcaatcgatcaatataattattttggcCAAGTTCCATGTGTGATACGTTGAATCCTAAATTCTATACGCAATCGGGCTGCCCGATGGAATCTCTCCGCGCACAGCCGAAAACGTATATCTGATCTATAGCCATTGCCCAATGGGTTGGAACCCATGCACAGCCGCCCAGATTCTTATCCCCGCACACCCTAACGGGCGTCAGATTCTCTTTATCTTGTTATTTTCCGTTTTATCGGCTCATTAGGAATTTAGGTTCTTAACCTACTGCTTGTAAAGACTGAAAATTAATAGATACGTAGTATATATTGTtagcaattgaaactaaaaaatataatacaatcATCCCTCATCGATGCATAAAGAGAACTAAAATCACAGTCAAATGGCCCCTCCTCCTATCACTAATTGGTTTTAGAATGAAACTTACGGATTTATACCATATATTCAAATTGTGGAACAGATGGATTACTATGTTTAAGAAACTATACGTACTTGTTTATATAGTGATGCTGGTGAGTgtaggggtggcaaaatgggtaCCGGGTAACAAATAATTCTCATAACAGGAAATGGGGCGAGATCGGGTAGTATGTATTAGAGTTTTGCGGATAGCGGGTATACCCGCAACCGCACAGGTACACCCGTTAGTCCCGATAATACccaatattattagtattaggtATATACAATCTTTTAATACTTTATAGATACTAAGTCTTCTAAGAGATCTtttcaaacatttttatattccagCGAATATTCGGTTGAAAACTCACCTGAACTAGTTATAGAGTTTCCCCTCACTTTTATTCCTAAATAATTCAAAGTTTaccatcaaaattaatacagtaaattaattagaaaatattgttgcctagggttttcaaattttcgattttagttaattagtagtaacaaatattttatgtcctataaatttattctcatataaatttatttttgggtcgAGCATGGGTATCGGGTATGGgatacccgacacgggtatcGAGTAATCCCGATATGTTGCGAGGCAGGTATTGAGACAGCAAATTTGGCTAAAATCGGATACAGGTACCCGATTTGCCGAgtgcgggtacccgcgggtaacCTGTTTCGCTACCCCTATTGGTGAGGTGTgtgtatttaatgaattaattattactaaaaGAGCTTggttttacaaaatttgatgtttttatctattttgagGACAATATTATTTAACGCATACATACCAAAATCAAGAATCCCACTCTACCTAcagttttaattttcaaacaaataaacattCTATTTTTCCTAATTCTAGTGCACAAACTTTCTTCTTTGCTGCGAACTTTGATGAGTCGTGTCAAGAAACAGACCCATTAAAGGACATGCGAAGCCCCCATAAAAGGGTTAAGACGCACCGGATGCAAGACGCATTGGCCACCATCATCCAAAGCAAGGGAAGGATGCGAGGCTCGAGTAGTGTGGGTGTTGCAACCAAATCATTCCGGGATTGGTAGATCAAGCATGGCTTTCTCATATTCACAATGTGATTACTGGATTCATTTTTCATGTGTAAGAGATTCATCCACATCCTCTCATAATTGTACTTCCTTTGTTTTCGAGGAAATCGATGCACGGGATTGGAATA
The genomic region above belongs to Salvia hispanica cultivar TCC Black 2014 chromosome 3, UniMelb_Shisp_WGS_1.0, whole genome shotgun sequence and contains:
- the LOC125217058 gene encoding uncharacterized protein LOC125217058 gives rise to the protein MFGVEIKTKHKSHPPHPLVAIGRETLSLCDACGERHGGFFFSCQQCNFWIHQDCTILPTSLNILSIAWPFLLGYSIPAIFRHYKCIVCHESLLHTHNAIYLCPEIMEFSHVRCGLDKIQSKTRLELIQLPDDELDTFPSLEIRTYSQRNQTDNIGDGDKKLAMENFHKHPLILVGDEEEDHDYNHKLVCDICIKIITIPSPFYRCSQQTGGCSFLAHKVCAELLPIIKFEIPTGFDSDSLMAQPFLYPDKSYFSSIFLCFFCCLPSNAPCYYFPENDLGPLMVDLSCMAAPMIIKYSSHSQHLLFRTCGLWRASPASCCIRGCSNFDVYQCTVCDFFIHIRCALLPKMVHFHEFDQHPLHLITTGTSSSGCDHDFCEVCEEGIECKYWFYHCAKCDYSFHVNCIPSLGYLSKVKLGGKFDIPCHSHPLTLKRMLTYGRNEKCGQCHKIIPGLVDKPAFFCSQYDYWIHFTCARDSSCIPSQNYRSVVFGEINKLYDTVIRAII